One region of Macadamia integrifolia cultivar HAES 741 chromosome 11, SCU_Mint_v3, whole genome shotgun sequence genomic DNA includes:
- the LOC122093577 gene encoding ABC transporter B family member 9-like — protein sequence MKEKAEKGGGVAPVEGGGGDGGESKKGEDDQRVPFYKLFSFVDGVDILLMTVGTISAIGSGLAMPFMTLIFGQLINAFGATSNNSQIVHTVAKPALNFVYLAVGTGVAAFFQVSCWMVTGERQAARIRALYLKTILRQDISFFDTETTTGEVIGRMSGDTILIQDAMGEKVGKFIQLMSTFLGGFAMAFARGWRLSLVMLSCIPPLVVSGSIMAIFISKMASRGQIAYVEAGNTVEQTVGAIRTVASFTGEKKAIDKYNVALQRAYTSVVHQGLISGMGLGTVLVIIFSSYGLAIYYGATLIVNDGYNGGQIINVIMAIMTGGMSLGQASPSLDAFAAGGAAAYKMFETIKRKPLIDIDDTSGLILEDIKGDVELKNVYFRYPSRPEVQIFSDFSLRVESGSTAALVGQSGSGKSTVISLVERFYDPEAGEVLIDGVNLKKLQLKWIREKIGLVGQEPVLFTTTIKGNIAYGKENATDDEIRTAIELANAAKFIDKLPMGVETMVGEHGTQLSGGQKQRIAIARAILKNPKILLLDEATSALDAESERVVQEALTRIMKNRTTLVVAHRLTTIRNADLIAVVYQGKIVEQGTHTELTEDPEGAYSQLIRLQEGAHQADEEPIGDPDTVEITDNDWTTINKSSSQRISAGNKRSFSRGSSSGRRFSHTFGISGVAIGPIEVGGDEEDNKKKDDEGEMKRRNVSIKRLAYLNKPELPVMLLGAIAAAVHGVIFPIFGLLLSTAINTLYEPVNLVRKDASFWAIMFVVLGCVAFVAVPVQQYLFGVAGGKLILRIRSMSFEKVVHQEIGWFDETSHSSGSIGARLSADAANVRGLVGDSLALMAQNIAAIVAGLTIAFSANWILSLIVLVLLPLVGLQGYVQMKFLQGFSADAKVMYEKASQVANDAVGGIRTVASFCAEEKVMDLYKQKCEAPMKQGVRLGVVSGTGFGFSFFALYCTNALCFYVGAILVQNGKATFAEVFKVFFALTITAMGISQSSAMGPDTTKAKDSAASIFDLLDSKPKIDSSSDEGTTLPNVKGDIELKHVSFKYALRPEVQIFRDLCLSIPSGMTVALVGESGSGKSTVISLLERFYDPNSGHITLDGVEIQKFKLSWLRQQMGLVSQEPILFNETIRNNIAYGKEGGASEDEIIEAAKAANAHNFISGLPQGYDTAVGERGVQMSGGQKQRLAIARAMLKDPKILLLDEATSALDAESERIVQDALDKVMVNRTTVVVAHRLSTIKGADIIAVVKNGVIAERGRHEALMKIKEGAYASLVALHMSAT from the exons atgaaggaaaaagcaGAAAAAGGAGGAGGGGTGGCTCCGGttgaaggtggtggtggtgatggtggtgaatCGAAAAAAGGAGAGGATGATCAGAGGGTGCCTTTCTATAAGCTCTTCTCTTTCGTGGACGGCGTCGACATCTTGTTGATGACTGTCGGCACAATTTCTGCCATCGGAAGTGGGCTGGCAATGCCATTCATGACTCTCATCTTTGGTCAGCTCATCAATGCCTTTGGTGCCACCTCCAACAATTCTCAAATCGTTCATACTGTTGCCAAG CCAGCTCTGAATTTCGTCTACTTAGCTGTTGGTACAGGTGTTGCTGCATTTTTCC AGGTGTCCTGTTGGATGGTCACCGGGGAGAGACAAGCTGCCCGAATTCGAGCTCTTTACCTGAAAACCATTCTCAGACAAGACATTTCATTTTTCGACACAGAAACAACAACCGGAGAAGTTATTGGGAGAATGTCTGGGGATACCATTCTAATCCAAGATGCCATGGGTGAAAAG GTTGGGAAGTTCATACAACTCATGTCCACTTTTCTTGGTGGATTTGCAATGGCTTTCGCAAGAGGGTGGCGTCTTTCGTTAGTAATGCTTTCATGCATTCCTCCCCTTGTGGTTTCTGGTAGTATCATGGCAATATTCATATCAAAAATGGCAAGCCGTGGTCAAATTGCATATGTTGAGGCAGGAAATACTGTAGAGCAAACAGTTGGAGCTATTAGAACA GTTGCATCCTTCACTGGGGAGAAGAAAGCCATAGACAAATATAATGTAGCACTACAACGTGCATACACTTCTGTTGTTCATCAGGGTCTGATCTCTGGCATGGGACTTGGCACTGTTCTAGTTATCATATTCAGCAGCTATGGTTTAGCCATATACTATGGTGCTACATTGATCGTTAACGATGGCTACAATGGTGGACAAATCATCAATGTCATCATGGCAATCATGACTGGAGGAAT GTCTTTGGGACAGGCATCTCCATCCTTGGATGCCTTTGCAGCTGGGGGAGCTGCAGCATATAAGATGTTTGAGACAATCAAACGGAAGCCACTGATTGACATCGATGACACAAGTGGGCTAATACTGGAAGACATAAAGGGCGATGTGGAATTAAAAAATGTCTACTTCAGATACCCATCAAGGCCTGAGGTTCAAATATTCTCTGATTTCTCACTGCGTGTGGAGAGTGGATCCACTGCAGCTCTAGTTGGGCAAAGTGGAAGTGGGAAGTCGACGGTGATTAGCTTGGTGGAGAGATTCTATGATCCCGAAGCTGGTGAAGTTCTTATAGATGGTGTCAACTTGAAGAAACTGCAGCTCAAATGGATAAGGGAGAAGATCGGACTTGTTGGCCAGGAACCTGTATTGTTTACAACAACTATTAAAGGGAACATAGCATATGGAAAGGAAAATGCAACAGATGATGAAATCAGGACTGCAATTGAGCTTGCAAATGCCGCAAAATTCATTGACAAGCTGCCCATGGGGGTTGAAACCATGGTGGGTGAGCACGGAACACAACTCTCTGGTGGACAAAAACAGAGAATTGCAATTGCAAGGGCCATCTTGAAGAACCCTAAGATCCTACTTCTGGATGAAGCAACAAGTGCATTGGATGCTGAATCAGAACGTGTAGTTCAGGAGGCATTAACAAGAATCATGAAAAATCGAACAACTTTGGTTGTTGCACATCGTCTAACAACAATAAGGAATGCAGATCTCATTGCAGTGGTTTACCAGGGGAAAATTGTGGAGCAAG GCACACATACCGAGTTGACCGAGGATCCTGAAGGAGCTTACTCTCAGCTCATTCGTTTGCAAGAAGGAGCCCATCAAGCTGATGAAGAGCCAATTGGGGACCCAGATACGGTAGAGATCACTGACAATGATTGGACGACAATAAACAAATCCAGTAGCCAGAGAATATCTGCAGGAAATAAGAGATCCTTCAGCAGAGGTTCTTCAAGCGGCAGGCGCTTCTCACATACATTTGGTATCTCTGGTGTTGCCATAGGCCCTATTGAAGTAGGAGGAGATGAGGAagataataaaaagaaagatgatgagGGAGAGATGAAACGTCGTAATGTCTCAATCAAACGGCTAGCTTACCTTAACAAGCCAGAGTTGCCAGTTATGCTTCTAGGAGCTATTGCAGCAGCTGTACATGGTGTGATCTTCCCTATCTTTGGGCTATTGCTATCAACTGCCATTAACACTCTCTATGAGCCAGTAAATCTAGTCCGAAAAGATGCCAGCTTTTGGGCCATCATGTTTGTGGTGTTGGGATGTGTTGCCTTTGTTGCTGTACCTGTGCAACAGTACTTATTTGGAGTTGCTGGTGGCAAACTCATACTACGAATTCGATCCATGTCTTTTGAGAAGGTGGTGCACCAAGAAATAGGTTGGTTTGATGAAACTTCACATTCAAG TGGTTCTATTGGAGCAAGACTATCAGCAGATGCTGCAAATGTGCGTGGTCTTGTGGGTGATAGCTTGGCATTAATGGCTCAGAACATTGCAGCTATAGTAGCAGGACTTACAATAGCATTCTCAGCTAATTGGATATTGTCACTCATTGTTCTAGTCTTGTTACCTTTGGTAGGACTGCAAGGGTATGTTCAGATGAAGTTTCTGCAGGGGTTCAGTGCAGATGCCAAGGTCATGTACGAGAAAGCAAGCCAAGTTGCAAATGATGCCGTAGGTGGCATCCGTACTGTTGCATCCTTTTGTGCAGAAGAAAAGGTAATGGACCTTTACAAGCAGAAATGCGAGGCCCCAATGAAGCAAGGAGTTCGGTTAGGGGTCGTAAGTGGTACAGGCTTTGGTTTCTCCTTCTTTGCACTCTACTGTACCAATGCCCTCTGTTTCTATGTTGGAGCTATTCTAGTGCAAAATGGAAAAGCAACATTTGCAGAAGTTTTCAAG GTTTTCTTCGCTTTGACAATTACGGCAATGGGAATCTCACAAAGCAGTGCAATGGGTCCAGATACCACCAAAGCTAAGGATTCAGCTGCTTCAATTTTTGACTTACTTGATAGCAAACCTAAGATTGATTCAAGTAGTGATGAAGGTACCACCTTACCTAATGTCAAGGGAGACATTGAATTGAAACATGTTAGCTTCAAATATGCCTTGCGCCCCGAAGTGCAGATCTTCAGAGACTTGTGTTTGAGCATCCCCTCTGGAATG ACTGTTGCTCTAGTTGGAGAAAGTGGTAGCGGAAAATCAACTGTAATAAGCCTACTAGAAAGATTTTATGATCCAAACTCCGGTCATATAACATTGGATGGGGTGGAAATTCAAAAGTTCAAGCTAAGTTGGTTAAGGCAACAGATGGGGTTGGTAAGCCAAGAGCCTATATTATTCAACGAAACAATCCGTAACAACATTGCTTATGGAAAAGAAGGAGGTGCATCTGAAGATGAGATTATTGAAGCTGCAAAAGCAGCCAATGCACACAACTTCATATCAGGACTACCACAGGGCTATGACACAGCTGTGGGAGAAAGGGGAGTGCAAATGTCAGGTGGGCAGAAGCAAAGGTTAGCCATTGCAAGAGCAATGCTCAAGGACCCAAAAATCCTTCTACTAGATGAGGCAACAAGTGCACTAGATGCAGAATCAGAGCGTATAGTTCAAGATGCACTGGACAAGGTTATGGTGAACAGGACAACTGTGGTAGTTGCTCATCGTCTCTCTACAATCAAAGGGGCTGATATCATTGCTGTGGTAAAGAATGGTGTCATTGCTGAGAGGGGACGCCATGAGGCACTAATGAAGATAAAAGAAGGAGCTTATGCTTCCTTAGTAGCACTGCACATGAGTGCTACATAA
- the LOC122092778 gene encoding uncharacterized mitochondrial protein AtMg01250-like: MSRAREEEEERSKGSTYPSKVLCSSKILILLNGGPVGYFNIERGLRQEDPMSPILSILMEEVLCRGMQALIQDGKIKPFQGPRDVDSGNHLEYMAEESTLYGGDV; this comes from the exons atgagtagggcaagggaggaggaagaagagaggagcaAGGGGAGCACCTACCCATCTAAG GTCCTTTGCTCTTcaaaaattttaattcttttgaatGGTGGTCCTGTGGGTTATTTCAATATTGAGAGAGGCTTAAGGCAAGAGGATCCCATGTCTCCTATTCTCTCTATTCTTATGGAGGAGGTATTGTGTAGAGGGATGCAAGCTCTCATCCAAGATGGGAAAATCAAGCCCTTTCAGGGGCCTAGAG atgttgattcaggtaaCCATCTAGAGTATATGGCTGAAGAGTCgactctctacggaggtgacgtCTAG